A stretch of the Bradyrhizobium arachidis genome encodes the following:
- a CDS encoding formylglycine-generating enzyme family protein produces the protein MAWIPGGTFRMGSDRHYPEEAPSHHVTVDGFWIDRTPVTNRQFKAFVNATGHVTTAQIVPDTNDYPGALASMLYAGSLVFSPLPRITDLRDWSQWWTFMRDANWRHPYGRNSNLKGLDDHPVVHVSYSDALAYARWAGKDLPTEAEWEFAARGGLDGEEFAWGNTLAPGGRHMANIWQGRFPVQNLGEDGFERTSPVMAFPPNGYGLYDMIGNVWEWTSDWWSAKHEADPAKPCCIPVNPRGGGEEASFDPCQPDIRIPRKVLKGGSHLCAPNYCRRYRPAARHAEPVDTSTSHVGFRCVVRSPTVVRHEQEEMAPIST, from the coding sequence ATGGCGTGGATTCCCGGCGGCACGTTCCGCATGGGCTCCGATCGCCACTATCCGGAGGAGGCGCCAAGTCACCACGTGACGGTCGACGGATTCTGGATCGATCGTACGCCGGTGACCAATCGGCAGTTCAAGGCATTCGTGAACGCGACCGGTCACGTCACGACGGCGCAGATCGTGCCTGACACGAACGACTATCCCGGCGCGCTGGCGAGCATGCTTTACGCAGGCTCTCTCGTGTTCTCGCCGCTGCCGCGCATCACCGATCTCAGGGACTGGAGCCAGTGGTGGACCTTCATGCGCGACGCCAATTGGCGCCATCCTTACGGTCGAAACAGCAACCTCAAGGGCCTCGACGATCATCCGGTCGTGCACGTCTCCTACAGCGATGCACTCGCCTATGCGCGCTGGGCCGGCAAGGACCTGCCGACCGAAGCGGAATGGGAGTTCGCCGCGCGCGGCGGGCTCGACGGTGAGGAATTCGCCTGGGGCAACACGCTGGCGCCGGGCGGCAGGCACATGGCCAACATCTGGCAGGGGAGGTTCCCTGTCCAGAACCTCGGTGAGGATGGCTTCGAGCGTACCTCGCCTGTCATGGCCTTTCCCCCGAACGGCTACGGCCTCTACGACATGATCGGCAATGTGTGGGAGTGGACCTCGGACTGGTGGTCGGCGAAGCATGAAGCAGACCCAGCAAAGCCCTGCTGCATTCCGGTCAATCCACGCGGCGGAGGCGAGGAAGCCAGCTTTGATCCATGCCAACCCGACATCCGCATTCCGCGCAAGGTGCTGAAGGGCGGTTCCCATCTCTGCGCGCCGAACTATTGCCGCCGCTACCGGCCTGCGGCACGCCATGCCGAACCAGTCGACACGTCGACGAGCCATGTCGGCTTCAGGTGCGTGGTGCGGTCGCCCACCGTCGTTCGTCACGAGCAGGAAGAAATGGCCCCAATATCAACGTAG
- a CDS encoding SulP family inorganic anion transporter has translation MKHWLPGLDTLRRYEAAWLPHDVFAGVVLATMLVPVGIAYAAASGLPGIYGLYATIVPLLAYALFGPSRILVLGPDSALAGILLGVIAPLAHGDPARAVTLAGMMAIVSGMVCILAGVARLGFVTELLSKPIRYGYMNGIALTVLISQLPKLFGFSIENEGPLRSLWAIVSAILAGQINWVALAIGVATLIVILLLRNSKLPGILIAVVGATIVVGVLDLGTHHGVKVLGPLPQGLPGFVVPRITSSDIVPVLLGGCAIALVSFADTSVLSRAYAARLGSRVDPNQEMVGLGAANLAAGFFQGFPISSSSSRTPVAEAAGARTQLTSVVGALAIALLLLVAPSLLQHLPTAALAAVVIAAAIGLIEVADLRRIYRIQRWEFWLAIVCFVGVAVLGVIPGIGLAIALAIIEFLWDGWRPHSAVLGRAQGVKGYHDITRYPDARRIPGLVLFRWDAPLFFANAEFFRERVLGAIATSPTPVRWLVVTAEPVTSVDVTACDVVAELDKTLHAQGIELCFAELKDPVKDKLKRFGLFAQLGEHYFFPTIGVAVSRYLEINNVEWEDWEDQGMPGSETVTDRTSASGPKRI, from the coding sequence ATGAAGCACTGGCTGCCCGGACTCGACACTCTCCGTCGATATGAAGCAGCATGGCTTCCGCACGATGTCTTCGCCGGCGTCGTCCTGGCGACAATGCTGGTCCCGGTTGGAATTGCCTATGCAGCCGCATCGGGCTTGCCCGGCATCTATGGTCTGTACGCAACGATCGTGCCGCTGCTGGCATACGCGTTGTTCGGCCCAAGTCGCATTCTCGTCCTGGGCCCGGACTCCGCGCTGGCAGGAATACTCCTAGGCGTCATCGCTCCCCTGGCTCACGGCGATCCCGCGCGGGCGGTGACGCTCGCCGGCATGATGGCGATCGTCTCGGGGATGGTTTGCATCCTGGCAGGCGTCGCGCGTCTTGGCTTTGTAACCGAGCTTCTCTCCAAGCCGATACGCTACGGATATATGAACGGAATTGCGCTGACGGTATTGATCAGCCAGCTGCCAAAACTCTTCGGCTTCTCCATTGAGAACGAAGGACCGTTGCGGAGCTTGTGGGCAATCGTCAGCGCGATCCTTGCAGGACAGATAAATTGGGTCGCGTTGGCGATCGGGGTCGCCACGTTGATCGTGATCCTGCTTCTCAGGAACAGCAAGTTGCCGGGCATCCTGATTGCGGTCGTTGGGGCGACGATCGTCGTCGGGGTGCTCGATCTCGGGACGCACCACGGCGTCAAGGTGTTGGGCCCGCTTCCTCAGGGGCTGCCAGGTTTCGTCGTGCCACGGATCACCTCCAGCGACATCGTCCCGGTGCTGCTCGGCGGTTGCGCAATAGCGCTAGTCTCGTTTGCCGATACGAGCGTCCTTTCACGCGCCTACGCCGCACGACTGGGGTCTCGGGTCGATCCCAACCAGGAGATGGTCGGGCTTGGTGCCGCCAATCTGGCGGCAGGCTTTTTCCAGGGTTTCCCGATCAGCAGCAGCAGTTCGCGGACGCCTGTTGCAGAAGCCGCCGGCGCCCGCACCCAACTCACCAGCGTCGTTGGCGCGCTAGCCATCGCCTTGCTTCTGCTGGTCGCGCCAAGCCTCCTTCAACATTTGCCCACGGCCGCATTGGCCGCCGTCGTCATTGCCGCGGCGATCGGCTTGATCGAAGTCGCCGACCTCAGACGAATCTATCGCATTCAACGCTGGGAATTCTGGCTGGCGATCGTCTGCTTCGTCGGTGTAGCGGTGCTCGGAGTAATTCCGGGAATAGGTCTTGCGATCGCGCTCGCAATCATCGAGTTCCTGTGGGACGGCTGGCGCCCGCACTCCGCCGTGTTGGGGCGCGCCCAGGGCGTCAAGGGCTATCACGACATCACCAGATATCCGGATGCACGTCGGATCCCCGGACTGGTCCTGTTTCGGTGGGATGCGCCTCTGTTCTTTGCCAACGCTGAATTCTTCAGGGAACGTGTGCTGGGTGCCATAGCAACATCGCCAACACCCGTACGTTGGCTGGTTGTTACCGCGGAGCCGGTTACGAGCGTAGACGTCACCGCCTGTGACGTGGTTGCCGAACTGGACAAGACCTTGCACGCGCAGGGCATAGAGCTTTGTTTTGCCGAGCTCAAAGATCCCGTGAAGGACAAGCTGAAAAGATTTGGCTTGTTCGCGCAGCTTGGAGAGCATTACTTCTTCCCAACAATCGGTGTAGCCGTCTCCCGCTATCTCGAAATCAACAATGTCGAGTGGGAGGACTGGGAGGACCAGGGCATGCCGGGCTCGGAGACCGTCACGGACCGAACCAGCGCGTCTGGCCCAAAGAGGATTTAA
- a CDS encoding hybrid sensor histidine kinase/response regulator, which yields MWQGPETVDQLRREAAKLKKINAALMSRVERSMDQQLNAFSLFETAIALDHQVRDRTQQLREALHSVERANEGLHRAKQQAEAASSLKSSVLISVTHDLLQPLNAARLTLSALTEMMESQEAGLLIDQVDRSLVTLEDLLRSLLEIAKLDAGALRPDVRPIAVAPLFQQLRAEFEPIAMRQGLSLRIRPSSLAVSTDAMMLRRILQNLLANAIRYTRSGGVIMGCRQRGNRVLIQVTDTGPGIAPAQQEAIFREFQRGEANAIDQAGFGLGLSIVRRFATVLGHEVRLSSQVGRGSTFVLELEQADRTEVCDEVHEVKLANLHYGGLEGAKILLIENDPSGSAAMAALLEGWGCDVATTRSGTEAAERLSELGGAPDAIIADLHLDHGESGLSAVEEIRRQLKLDVPAMIITADYSEKAAKEASLYGLEVLKKPIKPAEMRALLSFLLT from the coding sequence ATGTGGCAAGGACCCGAGACGGTCGACCAGCTTCGGCGGGAGGCCGCGAAGCTGAAGAAGATCAACGCCGCGCTGATGTCCCGCGTCGAACGCTCGATGGACCAGCAGCTCAACGCCTTCTCGCTGTTCGAGACCGCGATCGCGCTCGACCACCAGGTGCGCGACCGGACCCAGCAATTGCGCGAGGCGCTGCACTCGGTCGAGCGCGCCAATGAGGGCCTCCATCGCGCCAAGCAGCAGGCCGAGGCCGCGAGCTCGCTGAAATCGTCGGTGCTGATCTCGGTCACCCACGATCTGTTGCAGCCCTTGAACGCGGCGCGGCTGACGCTCTCGGCGCTCACCGAGATGATGGAATCGCAGGAAGCGGGCCTGCTGATCGACCAGGTCGACCGCTCCCTGGTGACGCTGGAAGACCTGTTGCGCTCGCTGCTGGAGATCGCAAAGCTCGATGCCGGCGCGCTGCGGCCGGACGTGCGGCCGATCGCGGTCGCGCCGCTGTTTCAGCAGTTGCGCGCCGAGTTCGAGCCGATCGCCATGCGGCAAGGGCTGTCGTTGCGCATCCGTCCCTCCTCGCTCGCGGTCTCCACCGACGCGATGATGCTGCGGCGAATTTTGCAAAACCTGCTCGCCAACGCGATCCGCTACACCCGCAGCGGCGGTGTCATCATGGGCTGCCGGCAGCGCGGCAATCGCGTCCTGATCCAGGTCACCGATACCGGACCGGGCATTGCGCCTGCGCAGCAGGAGGCGATCTTTCGCGAATTCCAGCGCGGCGAGGCCAACGCCATCGACCAGGCCGGCTTTGGGCTCGGCCTGTCGATCGTCCGCCGCTTTGCGACCGTGCTCGGCCATGAGGTGCGGCTGTCGTCCCAGGTCGGACGCGGATCGACTTTCGTGCTGGAGCTGGAGCAGGCCGACCGCACTGAGGTCTGCGACGAGGTGCATGAGGTCAAGCTCGCCAATCTCCACTATGGCGGCCTGGAGGGCGCAAAAATCCTGCTGATCGAGAACGATCCGTCCGGCTCTGCGGCGATGGCCGCGCTCCTGGAGGGATGGGGCTGCGACGTCGCCACGACCCGATCCGGCACTGAAGCGGCGGAGCGGCTGAGCGAGCTCGGCGGCGCGCCCGATGCGATCATCGCCGATCTCCATCTCGATCATGGCGAGAGCGGGCTGTCCGCCGTGGAAGAGATCCGCCGGCAGCTCAAGCTGGACGTGCCGGCCATGATCATCACCGCCGACTATTCCGAAAAGGCCGCCAAGGAAGCGAGCCTCTACGGGCTCGAGGTGCTGAAGAAGCCGATCAAGCCGGCCGAGATGCGGGCGCTGCTGTCGTTTTTGCTGACATAG
- a CDS encoding FIST N-terminal domain-containing protein, whose translation MGQADLRFGSSSGVAVAKSKAATEEEAVADIAEQLPSDDTALVLVFLSPHYDPHRFIAETAARFADTLVCGCTTAGELAPDGWDENSVVALAFSRQDFSVAHRPILNLQNFRVEDGRRIGAELRQELRANSDVDGGNPFGLVLIDGLCRREEAVMSALYASLDDIPVVGGSAGDGLRFEKTFVFFDGEAHTNAALLILLNTSLPFRVFKCDNFEPRTQKMVVTEADIENRTVKELNAEPAAQEYSRVVGIMDAKLDPFSFASHPVLVRVGGSYYARSIQRVEPDGSLHFFCAIDEGMVLTAATSRSLVGATRDMFAETENQIGDVSLYIGFECLFRRLDAEQHQLARDMSELYRRHRVVGFQTYGEQFGSMHVNQTFTGVAIGRRPA comes from the coding sequence GTGGGGCAAGCCGATCTTCGGTTTGGCAGTTCGTCAGGCGTTGCCGTCGCGAAGTCGAAGGCTGCGACCGAGGAAGAGGCCGTGGCTGACATCGCCGAGCAGCTTCCGTCCGACGATACGGCGCTCGTGCTGGTGTTCCTGTCGCCGCACTACGATCCCCATCGCTTCATCGCCGAAACGGCCGCGCGCTTCGCGGACACGCTGGTTTGCGGCTGCACCACGGCCGGCGAACTCGCCCCCGACGGCTGGGATGAGAACAGCGTCGTGGCGCTGGCCTTCAGCCGCCAGGATTTCAGCGTCGCGCACCGGCCGATCCTCAACCTTCAGAATTTTCGCGTCGAAGACGGCCGCCGGATCGGCGCCGAGCTGCGGCAGGAATTGCGGGCCAATTCCGACGTCGACGGCGGAAACCCCTTCGGCCTCGTGCTGATCGACGGCTTGTGTCGCCGCGAAGAGGCGGTCATGTCCGCCCTCTACGCCTCGCTGGACGACATTCCGGTGGTCGGCGGCTCGGCCGGCGACGGCCTGCGCTTCGAGAAGACCTTTGTGTTCTTCGACGGCGAGGCCCACACCAATGCCGCGCTGCTGATCCTGCTCAACACCTCGCTGCCGTTCCGCGTCTTCAAATGCGACAATTTCGAGCCGCGCACGCAAAAGATGGTGGTCACCGAGGCCGACATCGAAAATCGCACCGTCAAGGAGCTGAACGCAGAGCCCGCGGCGCAGGAATATTCCCGCGTCGTCGGCATCATGGACGCAAAGCTCGACCCGTTCTCCTTTGCCTCGCATCCGGTGCTGGTCCGGGTCGGCGGCTCCTACTACGCGCGCTCGATCCAGCGCGTCGAGCCTGACGGCTCGCTGCACTTCTTCTGCGCGATCGACGAGGGCATGGTGCTGACGGCCGCGACCTCGCGCAGCCTGGTCGGCGCGACACGCGACATGTTCGCGGAGACCGAGAACCAGATCGGCGACGTCTCGCTCTATATCGGGTTCGAATGCCTCTTTCGCCGTCTCGATGCCGAGCAGCACCAGCTCGCCCGCGACATGTCGGAGCTGTACCGGCGGCACCGCGTCGTCGGCTTCCAGACCTATGGCGAACAGTTCGGCTCGATGCATGTGAACCAGACCTTCACCGGCGTCGCCATCGGCAGGCGGCCCGCGTGA
- a CDS encoding methyl-accepting chemotaxis protein, translated as MTGRIASKSKGTILPTLRFRGKIILGFAVVLVISAASMAFAYFGFEGVSVGARSYRASVSEADLARNIDRELISYRALVRYYVVTGKEEDAKAAVAAEASLKNAIDESMRGTANKARQEQVGKLSGAFGSITKNFADILKAKEESEYLTKNAFTRSEMSMEYKVDDLASAAQELELADVAFGAKQILTQFQAIKVVSNNFLAAGDQSIATSAVSRLSFLDNALKNIPSTNEKIQPIIKEIGGLLTTYRDSLAKLIENRKKVEGLITELSASTESFMKGATSMKADLISEQQRLAAESEAAIGQTEQMILMLAGGGTLLGIILAFVLGTGISRPMIAMCKAMRELASGNFDVVLPGLGRKDEIGEMAGAVEEFKVQAVAKAERDAAASEAQNKEASAVRRGELIRFADDFESAVGAIVSNVSASAVQLESAASTLTRTAETTQTLSSQVAGVSEAASSNMQSVATATEELSASVEEIGRQVRDSSRIAEGAVAQAKETDARIGKLSHAAQQIGDVVKLITAIAEQTNLLALNATIEAARAGDAGRGFAVVASEVKSLASQTAKATDEISSHITGMQGATAESVAAIKEIGATIGQISTIATSIASAVEEQGAATQEIARSVQNVAQGTQTAATDIGQVNRGAAETGSASEEVLHSAKTLSSESTRLRAELDRFMANIRAA; from the coding sequence ATGACCGGGCGTATCGCGTCGAAATCCAAGGGCACAATACTTCCGACCCTGCGGTTTCGCGGCAAAATCATCCTCGGCTTCGCCGTGGTGCTCGTCATCTCCGCCGCCAGCATGGCTTTCGCCTATTTCGGCTTCGAGGGTGTTTCGGTCGGGGCCAGATCCTATCGCGCCAGCGTTTCGGAGGCCGACCTCGCCCGCAACATCGACCGTGAGCTGATCTCCTACCGCGCCCTCGTCCGCTACTACGTCGTAACGGGCAAGGAAGAGGACGCCAAGGCGGCCGTCGCAGCCGAGGCCAGCCTGAAGAACGCAATCGATGAGTCGATGCGGGGGACCGCCAACAAGGCGCGGCAAGAGCAGGTCGGCAAGCTTTCGGGTGCGTTCGGCTCCATCACCAAGAACTTTGCCGACATTCTGAAGGCGAAGGAAGAGAGCGAGTACCTGACCAAGAACGCGTTCACGCGCAGCGAGATGTCCATGGAATACAAGGTCGACGACCTCGCGAGCGCCGCGCAGGAACTCGAACTCGCGGACGTCGCCTTCGGCGCCAAGCAGATCCTCACGCAATTCCAGGCCATCAAGGTGGTGTCGAACAACTTTCTGGCCGCTGGCGACCAGTCGATCGCGACGAGTGCCGTCAGCCGTCTGAGTTTTCTCGACAACGCGCTGAAGAACATTCCTTCGACGAACGAAAAGATCCAGCCGATTATCAAGGAGATCGGGGGTCTCCTGACGACGTATCGGGACTCGCTCGCCAAGCTGATCGAGAACAGAAAGAAGGTCGAAGGGCTCATCACCGAATTGAGCGCATCGACCGAGAGCTTCATGAAGGGCGCGACCTCCATGAAGGCGGACCTTATTTCCGAGCAGCAGCGATTGGCGGCGGAGTCGGAAGCCGCAATCGGACAGACCGAGCAGATGATTTTGATGCTCGCGGGCGGCGGCACGCTGCTCGGCATTATCTTGGCCTTCGTGCTCGGTACCGGCATCTCGCGTCCGATGATCGCGATGTGCAAGGCGATGCGGGAGCTGGCCTCGGGCAATTTTGACGTCGTGCTGCCGGGCCTGGGCCGCAAGGACGAGATCGGCGAGATGGCCGGTGCCGTCGAAGAGTTCAAGGTGCAGGCCGTCGCCAAGGCCGAGCGCGATGCCGCCGCCAGCGAAGCCCAGAACAAGGAAGCCAGTGCCGTACGTCGCGGCGAGCTGATCCGCTTCGCCGACGATTTTGAGAGCGCCGTCGGTGCCATCGTCTCCAACGTCTCGGCCTCCGCCGTGCAGCTTGAATCCGCAGCGTCGACGCTGACCCGCACCGCCGAGACCACGCAGACGCTGTCGAGCCAGGTCGCCGGCGTCTCGGAAGCGGCGTCCAGCAACATGCAGTCGGTCGCAACCGCGACCGAGGAGCTGTCAGCCTCGGTCGAGGAGATCGGCCGCCAGGTCCGCGACTCCAGCCGCATCGCCGAAGGCGCGGTCGCCCAGGCCAAGGAGACCGACGCCCGCATCGGCAAGCTGTCGCATGCCGCGCAGCAGATCGGTGACGTCGTAAAACTGATCACGGCGATTGCCGAGCAGACCAATCTCTTGGCGCTCAACGCCACCATCGAGGCGGCCCGCGCCGGCGATGCCGGCCGCGGCTTTGCGGTGGTTGCAAGCGAAGTGAAGTCGCTGGCGAGCCAGACCGCGAAGGCGACCGACGAGATTTCGTCGCACATCACGGGTATGCAAGGTGCCACCGCCGAATCGGTTGCGGCGATCAAGGAGATCGGCGCGACCATCGGCCAGATCTCGACCATTGCGACCTCGATTGCGAGCGCGGTGGAAGAGCAGGGCGCCGCCACCCAGGAGATCGCCCGCAGCGTCCAGAACGTGGCGCAGGGCACCCAGACCGCGGCCACCGACATCGGCCAGGTCAACCGCGGCGCGGCCGAGACGGGGTCTGCCTCGGAAGAGGTGCTGCATTCGGCCAAGACGCTTTCGAGCGAAAGCACCCGCCTGCGCGCCGAACTCGATCGCTTCATGGCGAATATCAGGGCGGCGTAA
- a CDS encoding methyl-accepting chemotaxis protein, producing MSVKSKPNRLKLPTLRFRAKIVLGFATVLAILAVSMAFAYFGFERVATAVASYRTSVSEADLARAVDRELITYQALARAYTLTGAAEDETAAKTAEANLKAAIGKSMAATTAPARREQIAGLQKEFDAFAKVFADIITLTRENTRIAGDELNGVGNKIRFKFDDLADTAALAGLSSVQTTAKDITTQYLSVSTSVSAFVAKPEPKTADGIVARVKFLETLLVSIYANDQKITQRVTEIGDLLKQYRASFGKLSENVKAVVKLNGEMSKSAAAILKLSGELRSDLSADQHRIETETNATIGETERLILMLALGGLAVGAVLALMLGNGISRPMIAMCKAMRELASGNFDVVLPGLGRKDEIGEMAGAVEEFKVQAVAKAERDAAASEAQNKEASAARRGELIRFADDFESAVGAIVSNVSASAVQLESAASTLTRTAETTQTLSSQVAGVSEAASSNMQSVATATEELSASVEEIGRQVRDSSRIAEGAVAQAKETDARIGKLSHAAQQIGDVVKLITAIAEQTNLLALNATIEAARAGDAGRGFAVVASEVKSLASQTAKATDEISSHIAGMQGATAESVAAIKEIGATIGQISTIATSIASAVEEQGAATQEIARSVQNVAQGTQTAATDIGQVNRGAAETGSASEEVLHSAKTLSSESTRLRAELDRFMANIRAA from the coding sequence ATGTCCGTCAAGTCCAAGCCGAACCGTTTGAAGCTTCCGACCTTGCGCTTCAGGGCCAAGATCGTCCTCGGCTTTGCGACCGTACTCGCCATCCTGGCCGTCAGCATGGCCTTTGCCTATTTCGGCTTCGAGCGGGTTGCGACCGCTGTCGCGTCGTACCGGACCAGCGTCTCCGAAGCGGACCTTGCGCGGGCGGTCGATCGGGAGCTGATCACCTATCAGGCGTTGGCGCGCGCCTACACGCTGACCGGCGCGGCCGAGGACGAGACCGCGGCCAAGACGGCCGAAGCGAACCTGAAGGCAGCCATCGGAAAATCCATGGCGGCCACCACGGCGCCGGCGCGGCGCGAGCAGATCGCCGGGCTGCAAAAGGAGTTCGACGCCTTTGCAAAGGTTTTTGCCGACATCATCACGTTGACGCGTGAGAACACCAGGATCGCCGGTGACGAGCTCAACGGCGTCGGTAACAAGATCCGCTTCAAGTTCGACGATCTTGCCGACACCGCCGCACTGGCCGGCCTGTCGTCGGTTCAGACCACGGCCAAGGACATCACGACGCAATATCTTTCCGTTTCGACGTCGGTCAGCGCCTTCGTTGCAAAGCCCGAACCGAAGACGGCCGACGGCATCGTCGCGCGGGTCAAGTTTTTGGAGACCCTGCTGGTCTCGATCTATGCCAACGACCAGAAGATCACCCAGCGGGTGACCGAGATCGGCGACCTCCTGAAGCAATACCGCGCCTCCTTCGGCAAGCTGAGCGAGAACGTAAAGGCCGTCGTCAAGCTGAACGGCGAGATGTCCAAATCGGCTGCAGCCATCCTCAAGCTTTCGGGTGAATTGCGCTCGGACCTGTCGGCCGATCAGCATCGCATCGAAACGGAGACCAACGCGACCATCGGCGAGACCGAACGGCTCATCCTGATGCTGGCGCTGGGAGGCCTCGCGGTCGGTGCCGTGCTGGCGCTGATGCTGGGCAATGGCATCTCGCGTCCGATGATCGCGATGTGCAAGGCGATGCGAGAGCTGGCCTCGGGCAATTTTGACGTCGTGCTGCCGGGCCTGGGCCGCAAGGACGAGATCGGCGAGATGGCCGGCGCCGTCGAAGAGTTCAAGGTGCAGGCCGTCGCCAAGGCCGAGCGCGATGCCGCCGCAAGCGAAGCCCAGAACAAGGAAGCCAGTGCGGCCCGTCGCGGCGAGCTGATCCGCTTCGCCGACGATTTTGAGAGCGCGGTCGGCGCCATCGTCTCCAACGTCTCGGCCTCCGCCGTGCAGCTTGAATCGGCAGCCTCGACGCTGACCCGCACCGCCGAGACCACGCAGACGCTGTCGAGCCAGGTCGCCGGCGTCTCGGAAGCGGCCTCCAGCAACATGCAGTCGGTCGCAACCGCGACCGAGGAGCTGTCAGCCTCGGTCGAGGAGATCGGCCGTCAGGTCCGCGACTCCAGCCGCATCGCCGAAGGCGCGGTCGCCCAGGCCAAGGAGACCGACGCCCGCATCGGCAAGCTGTCGCATGCCGCGCAGCAGATCGGTGACGTCGTAAAACTGATCACGGCGATTGCCGAACAGACCAATCTCTTGGCGCTCAACGCCACCATCGAGGCGGCGCGCGCCGGCGATGCCGGCCGCGGCTTTGCGGTGGTTGCAAGCGAAGTGAAGTCGCTGGCGAGCCAGACCGCGAAGGCGACCGACGAGATTTCGTCGCACATCGCAGGCATGCAAGGTGCCACCGCCGAATCGGTTGCCGCGATCAAGGAGATCGGCGCGACCATCGGCCAGATCTCGACCATTGCGACCTCGATTGCCAGCGCGGTGGAAGAGCAGGGCGCCGCCACCCAGGAGATCGCCCGCAGCGTCCAGAACGTGGCGCAGGGCACCCAGACCGCGGCCACCGACATCGGCCAGGTCAACCGCGGCGCGGCCGAGACGGGGTCTGCCTCGGAAGAGGTGCTGCATTCGGCCAAGACGCTGTCGAGCGAAAGCACCCGCCTGCGCGCCGAACTCGATCGCTTCATGGCGAATATCAGGGCGGCGTAA
- a CDS encoding DUF3175 domain-containing protein: MAHARRTTYSRKAGARKSSDRKTGANATRGTARKTSKRATPKRWSQRVTRESDALDLKRGVFSLTSLKKIAASLKRSAEHSKRRKTGAYRSALSMLTFYINRAGKTLPKMQRTRLERAKVELKRAFGRE; this comes from the coding sequence ATGGCTCACGCAAGGAGGACCACCTATTCCCGCAAAGCCGGAGCGCGCAAGTCGTCAGATCGAAAGACAGGCGCCAATGCAACGCGTGGCACCGCACGCAAGACGTCGAAGCGCGCGACGCCAAAACGCTGGTCGCAGCGTGTCACACGGGAGAGCGACGCGCTGGACCTGAAGCGCGGCGTGTTTTCGCTGACGAGTCTCAAGAAGATCGCGGCATCGCTGAAGCGTTCTGCCGAGCACAGCAAGCGCCGCAAGACCGGCGCCTATCGCTCGGCGCTCTCGATGCTCACCTTCTACATCAACCGCGCCGGCAAGACCTTGCCGAAGATGCAACGCACCCGCCTCGAGCGCGCCAAGGTGGAGTTGAAGCGGGCGTTCGGGAGGGAGTGA